A single Tenacibaculum sp. Bg11-29 DNA region contains:
- the lipA gene encoding lipoyl synthase, with amino-acid sequence MANESLVIPERVKKPKWLRVKLPVGKKYTDLRGLVDKYKLNTICTSGSCPNMGECWGEGTATFMILGNICTRSCGFCGVKTGRPETVEWDEPEKVARSIKLMSIKHAVLTSVDRDDLKDGGSIIWAETVNAIRRANPNTTLETLIPDFQGNEKQINRIIEVAPEVVSHNVETVRRLTREVRIQAKYDRSLSVLKYLKEKGMRTKSGMMLGLGETEDEVIQTMKDLRGVGLDIITIGQYLQPSKKHLPLKEFITPEQFKKYETLGLEMGFMYVESGPLVRSSYKAHKHAN; translated from the coding sequence ATGGCAAACGAATCTTTAGTAATACCTGAAAGAGTAAAAAAACCAAAATGGTTACGTGTAAAATTACCTGTTGGTAAGAAATACACCGACTTAAGAGGTTTAGTTGATAAATACAAATTAAATACTATTTGTACGAGTGGAAGCTGCCCTAACATGGGAGAATGCTGGGGAGAAGGAACTGCTACATTTATGATTTTAGGTAATATATGTACTCGTTCTTGTGGTTTTTGTGGTGTAAAAACCGGAAGACCTGAAACTGTTGAATGGGATGAACCAGAAAAAGTAGCTAGATCTATTAAGTTAATGAGCATTAAACATGCTGTATTAACATCTGTTGATAGAGATGACCTAAAAGATGGTGGTTCTATTATTTGGGCTGAGACAGTAAACGCTATTCGTAGAGCAAACCCAAATACTACTTTAGAAACATTAATTCCTGATTTTCAAGGAAACGAAAAACAAATTAACAGAATCATTGAGGTTGCTCCAGAAGTAGTTTCTCACAATGTTGAAACAGTTCGTAGATTAACTCGTGAAGTTCGTATTCAAGCGAAATATGATAGAAGTTTAAGTGTTTTAAAGTACTTAAAGGAAAAAGGAATGCGTACTAAATCTGGAATGATGTTAGGTTTAGGTGAAACTGAAGATGAAGTTATTCAAACAATGAAAGACTTACGTGGTGTAGGATTAGATATTATTACTATAGGTCAATATTTACAACCTAGTAAAAAACATCTACCTCTTAAAGAATTTATTACTCCTGAGCAATTTAAAAAATATGAGACATTAGGTTTAGAAATGGGATTTATGTATGTAGAAAGTGGTCCTTTAGTACGATCATCTTACAAAGCACATAAACACGCTAATTAA
- a CDS encoding pyridoxal-phosphate dependent enzyme: MKYAKNILETIGNTPLVQLNSVTKEIEALVLAKVETFNPGNSIKDRMALKMIEDAEADGRLKPGGTIIEGTSGNTGMGLALAAIIKGYKCIFVISDKQSKEKMDILRAVGAEVIVCPTNVEPEDPRSYYSVSKRLGDETPNSWYVNQYDNPSNAITHYEQTGPEIWEQTDGKITHLVVGVGTGGTISGTAKFLKEQNPNIKIWGVDTYGSVFKKYHETGIFDENEIYPYITEGIGEDILPKNVDFSVIDGFTKVTDKDAAVYTRKIAKEEGIFVGNSAGSAIKGILQLKEHFTKDDVVVVIFHDHGSRYVGKMFNDDWMRERGFLEEKGTTAEDLIKSHIDKSLITAQTEELVSHAIERMRDYKISQIPVRDVNGFVGSVDESALLRSYIADKNIADKPIKEVMGALYPVVKLNASIDEVSKLITKNNQAVLVDLENGKHHIITKYDIISAI, from the coding sequence ATGAAATACGCAAAAAATATATTAGAAACTATTGGTAATACACCGTTAGTTCAATTAAATTCTGTAACTAAAGAAATAGAAGCTTTAGTCTTAGCAAAGGTAGAAACCTTTAATCCAGGAAATTCAATAAAGGATAGAATGGCATTAAAAATGATTGAAGACGCTGAAGCTGATGGTCGTTTAAAACCAGGAGGAACTATTATTGAAGGAACATCTGGGAATACAGGTATGGGATTGGCTTTAGCAGCTATTATAAAAGGGTACAAATGTATTTTTGTGATTTCTGATAAGCAGTCTAAAGAAAAAATGGATATTTTGCGTGCTGTAGGAGCAGAGGTTATTGTTTGTCCAACAAATGTAGAGCCAGAAGATCCTCGTTCGTATTATTCTGTTTCTAAGCGTTTAGGAGACGAAACCCCAAATTCATGGTATGTTAATCAGTACGATAATCCATCTAATGCTATAACTCATTACGAACAAACTGGACCAGAAATATGGGAGCAAACTGATGGTAAAATTACTCATTTAGTAGTGGGAGTTGGTACTGGAGGTACAATTTCTGGAACTGCTAAATTTTTAAAAGAGCAAAATCCAAATATTAAAATTTGGGGAGTAGATACGTACGGTTCTGTATTCAAAAAATATCATGAAACAGGTATTTTTGATGAAAATGAAATTTATCCATATATCACAGAAGGAATTGGAGAAGATATACTTCCAAAAAATGTAGATTTTTCTGTAATTGATGGGTTTACTAAAGTAACAGATAAAGATGCAGCTGTTTATACACGAAAAATAGCAAAGGAAGAAGGTATTTTTGTTGGTAATTCAGCAGGTTCAGCAATTAAAGGAATATTACAATTAAAAGAGCATTTTACAAAAGATGATGTTGTAGTTGTTATATTTCATGATCATGGAAGTAGGTATGTAGGTAAGATGTTTAATGATGATTGGATGCGAGAAAGAGGCTTCTTAGAAGAGAAAGGTACTACTGCAGAAGACTTAATAAAGTCGCATATTGATAAATCATTAATAACAGCACAAACAGAAGAATTAGTTTCACATGCTATTGAAAGAATGCGTGATTATAAAATTTCTCAAATACCTGTAAGAGATGTTAATGGTTTTGTTGGTTCTGTAGATGAATCAGCTTTATTACGTAGTTATATTGCAGATAAAAACATAGCGGATAAGCCCATAAAAGAAGTAATGGGAGCCTTATATCCAGTAGTAAAACTAAATGCATCTATTGATGAAGTTTCTAAATTAATAACAAAAAACAACCAAGCAGTGTTAGTTGATTTAGAAAACGGTAAACATCATATTATAACAAAGTACGATATTATAAGTGCTATCTAA
- a CDS encoding ABC transporter permease → MNFELFIAKRIIAGKEYKSNISSPIIKIATIAIALGIAIMLISVSIAAGFQMKISDKMTGFKGHIQIVNYDTNNSDISTVPISKNQDFYPEFKNIKGIKNVQVFANVGGIIRTPTDFEAIVFKGVSSDYDFSFFKEYLIKGRIPNFNQERNKEIIISEAIANRLHFKLNDTIQTLFSAEKSRLKYKMRKPIIVGIYNTGFEQFDKTMLIGDIREVRQINRWDKDQVGGFEVLIDDFDQLTEKGDEIYSNIGATLNSITIVDNYPKIFEWIKLFDNNVWFIIGIMILIAGINMITALLVLILERVQMVGILKALGGANWSIQKIFLYNASYLILKGLFWGNLIGIAFLLIQKYFKVISLDSTIYSVATVPVYISFWAVLLLSLGTLLLCFLMLVIPSYIITKILPSKSIKFA, encoded by the coding sequence TTGAATTTTGAATTATTTATAGCCAAACGAATTATTGCTGGTAAAGAATATAAGAGTAATATTTCGTCACCAATAATTAAAATAGCAACTATTGCTATTGCTTTAGGAATTGCTATTATGTTGATATCAGTATCGATAGCAGCTGGTTTTCAAATGAAAATTAGTGATAAAATGACGGGGTTTAAAGGTCATATTCAAATCGTAAATTACGATACGAATAACTCAGATATTTCTACAGTTCCTATAAGTAAGAATCAAGATTTTTACCCTGAATTTAAAAACATTAAAGGTATTAAAAATGTTCAAGTTTTTGCAAATGTTGGAGGGATTATAAGAACTCCAACCGATTTTGAAGCAATTGTATTTAAAGGAGTATCATCAGATTATGATTTTTCTTTTTTTAAGGAATATTTAATAAAAGGTCGCATACCTAATTTTAATCAAGAAAGAAATAAAGAAATAATAATATCTGAAGCTATTGCTAATAGATTGCATTTTAAATTAAACGATACTATTCAAACTTTATTTAGCGCAGAAAAAAGCAGATTAAAATACAAAATGCGAAAGCCTATTATTGTAGGAATTTATAATACAGGGTTTGAACAATTTGATAAAACGATGTTAATTGGTGATATTAGGGAAGTGCGTCAAATCAATAGATGGGATAAAGATCAAGTTGGAGGGTTTGAAGTTTTAATTGATGATTTTGATCAATTAACAGAAAAAGGTGATGAGATATACAGTAATATAGGGGCGACATTAAATAGTATTACAATTGTAGATAACTATCCAAAAATTTTCGAATGGATTAAACTATTTGATAATAACGTATGGTTTATTATTGGTATTATGATTTTAATAGCAGGAATTAATATGATTACAGCTTTGTTAGTGTTAATACTGGAAAGAGTACAAATGGTAGGTATATTAAAAGCCTTAGGAGGTGCTAATTGGAGTATTCAAAAGATATTTTTATACAATGCTTCTTATCTGATTTTAAAAGGATTGTTTTGGGGAAATCTAATAGGAATAGCATTTCTTTTAATTCAAAAATACTTCAAGGTAATTAGTTTAGATTCTACTATATATTCAGTAGCAACAGTACCTGTTTATATTAGTTTTTGGGCAGTATTACTTTTAAGTTTAGGAACGTTATTATTATGTTTCCTAATGTTAGTAATTCCGTCATATATTATTACTAAAATACTGCCATCAAAATCCATTAAGTTTGCATAA
- a CDS encoding peptidylprolyl isomerase: MKKLLLFFLMVLMTSYSFSQKDKELFRINNSPVMVSEFKQVYEKNLELVVDDSSKDIDKYLELFINYKLKVKEAYKLKLDTLKSYKQELEGYENSLIAPYLQDVKYLNKLIKEAYKRKKTEVKASHILIKFPKKGIKFDTLLLYKRISNVRNRVLNGKSFEKIAKEVSEDPSVKINKGNLGYFSAFTMLHAFENAAYNTPLNEVSEPFKTKFGYHILKVTGKRVSKGEFEVAHILVKESKDNKVNIDSLYRKLQLGEEFEEVAKKYSDDKGTASLGGRLPRFGTGRMVEDFENNVRLLKQEGDYTIPFKTKFGWHIVKLLKKYPLGTFEEVKKDLTNKVKKSNRASLSKQAVLNRLTANYKIIENKKAINVFLTSEVKELKKQNLNKVLLSINDKKIYQKTFFKFIERKYNKSISVLYQRFKNNQIIEYFKNDLINTTPQYKNTLLEYKEGLLLFNLMQEKIWNKSSKDTLGLKEFFILNKTVYGNKELHNIRGQVINDYQKKIEEDWIRSLRVKNKIRIRERELKKFKKIYNQ; this comes from the coding sequence ATGAAGAAGTTACTTTTGTTTTTTTTAATGGTTTTGATGACTAGTTATTCTTTTTCTCAGAAAGATAAAGAATTGTTTCGTATAAATAATTCGCCAGTAATGGTTTCAGAATTTAAACAAGTATATGAGAAAAACTTAGAACTTGTTGTTGATGATAGCTCTAAGGATATAGATAAATATCTTGAATTGTTTATAAATTACAAGTTAAAAGTTAAAGAAGCTTATAAGTTAAAATTAGATACTTTAAAAAGTTATAAGCAAGAGTTAGAAGGTTATGAAAATAGTTTGATTGCTCCTTATTTACAAGATGTAAAATATTTAAATAAGTTAATAAAGGAAGCATATAAAAGAAAAAAAACGGAAGTTAAAGCAAGTCATATTTTAATTAAATTTCCTAAAAAAGGAATTAAATTTGATACATTACTTTTATACAAAAGGATTTCTAATGTTAGAAATAGAGTATTAAACGGAAAATCTTTTGAAAAGATTGCTAAAGAAGTATCAGAAGATCCATCGGTAAAAATAAATAAGGGTAACTTAGGCTATTTCTCAGCTTTTACAATGTTACATGCGTTTGAAAATGCAGCCTATAATACACCTTTAAATGAAGTTTCTGAGCCATTTAAAACAAAATTTGGTTATCATATCTTAAAGGTTACAGGGAAAAGAGTATCTAAGGGAGAATTTGAGGTTGCTCATATTCTAGTTAAGGAATCAAAAGATAATAAAGTAAATATAGATTCACTCTATAGAAAGTTACAGTTGGGAGAGGAGTTTGAAGAGGTTGCTAAAAAATATTCTGACGATAAAGGAACAGCTTCTTTAGGAGGTAGATTACCAAGGTTTGGAACTGGAAGAATGGTTGAGGATTTCGAAAATAATGTAAGATTATTAAAACAGGAAGGGGATTATACAATACCATTTAAAACTAAGTTCGGATGGCATATTGTTAAGTTATTAAAAAAATACCCGTTGGGCACTTTTGAAGAGGTTAAAAAAGATTTAACCAATAAAGTAAAAAAGTCTAACAGAGCAAGTTTATCAAAACAAGCAGTTTTAAACAGATTGACTGCAAATTATAAGATAATAGAAAATAAAAAAGCAATAAATGTTTTTTTAACATCTGAAGTAAAGGAATTAAAAAAACAAAATTTAAATAAAGTATTGTTATCTATTAATGATAAGAAAATTTATCAAAAAACTTTTTTTAAATTTATAGAGCGTAAATACAATAAATCAATAAGTGTTTTATATCAGCGGTTTAAGAATAATCAAATTATAGAATATTTTAAAAATGATTTAATAAACACAACACCTCAATATAAAAATACTTTATTAGAGTATAAAGAAGGATTGTTATTGTTTAATTTGATGCAAGAAAAAATTTGGAATAAATCATCAAAAGATACATTAGGGTTAAAAGAGTTTTTTATTTTAAATAAAACCGTTTATGGAAATAAAGAACTACATAATATAAGAGGTCAAGTAATTAATGATTATCAAAAAAAAATAGAAGAAGATTGGATTAGAAGTTTGAGAGTGAAAAATAAAATTAGAATACGAGAAAGAGAATTAAAAAAATTTAAAAAAATATATAATCAATAA
- a CDS encoding DUF493 family protein translates to MSDREAFYSKLKVQLEDTTKFPSKYLYKFIVPTDANQEEEVKKVFNGGGAVIETKKSKTGKYISISIFLIIKSADEVIAYYKKADVIKGIISL, encoded by the coding sequence ATGTCAGATAGAGAAGCATTTTACAGTAAATTAAAAGTACAATTAGAAGATACTACAAAATTCCCTAGTAAATATTTATATAAGTTTATTGTGCCAACAGATGCAAATCAGGAAGAAGAGGTAAAGAAAGTGTTTAATGGAGGTGGTGCTGTTATTGAAACAAAAAAATCAAAAACAGGTAAATACATTAGCATTTCTATTTTTTTAATTATTAAGAGTGCAGATGAAGTAATTGCTTATTATAAAAAAGCAGATGTTATTAAAGGTATAATTTCACTATAA
- a CDS encoding LysR family transcriptional regulator, translating into MSYTLHQLEIFRKIAEVKSVTKASEQLFLTQPAVSIQLKNFQDQFKLPLFEIVGRKLYITEFGEEISNTAAKILDEVEAINYKSALFEGKLAGKLKIAIVSTAKYAMPYFLSDFIKKNEMVDLTMDVTNKMSVIRSLENNECDFAMVSTIPKKLNIERIELMKNSLYFVANKNYKTVDKSILKELNKTPFIFRENGSATRLAMEKYLIKHKIKIQKKMELTSNEAVKQAVIAGLGISIMPAIGIKNELLKGELQILNIKDLPIETNWNLIWLKSKNLSSVSKAFKKHIQENKNTIIKNQFDWFTD; encoded by the coding sequence ATGAGTTATACATTACATCAATTAGAAATATTTAGAAAAATAGCAGAAGTTAAAAGTGTAACGAAAGCTTCTGAACAATTATTTTTAACACAACCAGCGGTATCTATTCAGTTGAAGAATTTTCAAGATCAATTTAAATTACCTCTTTTTGAAATAGTTGGAAGAAAACTATACATAACAGAATTTGGAGAAGAAATATCTAATACTGCTGCTAAAATTTTAGATGAAGTAGAAGCTATAAATTATAAATCTGCACTTTTTGAAGGAAAATTAGCTGGTAAATTAAAAATTGCTATCGTTTCTACAGCTAAATATGCTATGCCTTATTTTTTATCTGATTTTATAAAAAAAAATGAAATGGTAGATTTAACAATGGATGTAACCAATAAGATGAGTGTGATTAGGAGTTTAGAAAACAATGAATGTGACTTTGCTATGGTTTCTACAATTCCTAAAAAATTAAATATTGAGCGTATAGAATTAATGAAAAACAGCCTCTATTTTGTTGCTAATAAGAACTACAAAACTGTTGATAAATCAATATTAAAAGAATTAAATAAAACTCCTTTTATTTTTAGAGAAAATGGTTCTGCAACTCGTTTAGCAATGGAAAAATACTTAATAAAACACAAAATAAAAATTCAAAAAAAAATGGAGCTCACCTCAAATGAAGCTGTAAAACAAGCCGTAATTGCAGGCTTAGGTATTTCAATAATGCCAGCAATTGGCATTAAAAACGAGTTACTAAAAGGAGAACTACAAATTCTTAATATAAAAGATTTACCTATAGAAACCAATTGGAATTTAATTTGGTTAAAGTCTAAAAACCTGTCTTCTGTATCAAAAGCTTTTAAAAAACATATTCAAGAAAATAAAAACACTATAATCAAAAACCAATTTGATTGGTTTACTGATTAA
- a CDS encoding MoxR family ATPase, translated as MSDVVAVNNLVKKFSQLQEEIGKVIIGQQEAVNYTLLSIFCGGHSLLIGVPGLAKTLLVNTISDVLGLQFSRIQFTPDLMPSDILGSEILDENRQFKFIKGPVFSNIILADEINRTPPKTQAALLEAMQEKSVTVSGHHYKLDLPFFVLATQNPIEQEGTYPLPEAQLDRFMFSIHLEYPTFEEEVEVVKSTTSIINQNVTSILSSQEILEIQKLIRKIPVADNVIEYAVGLVGKTRPKSDKSTELIKKYIDWGAGPRASQNLILGAKAHAAINGKFSPDIEDVQAVAIPILSHRIVKNYKAEAEGITVNEIIKSLF; from the coding sequence ATGTCAGACGTAGTTGCTGTAAATAATTTGGTAAAAAAATTTAGTCAATTACAAGAAGAGATTGGTAAAGTTATAATTGGGCAGCAAGAGGCTGTTAATTACACGTTATTATCAATTTTTTGTGGAGGTCATTCTCTTTTAATAGGAGTACCGGGTTTAGCGAAAACATTATTGGTAAATACTATTTCAGATGTGTTAGGTTTGCAATTTAGTCGTATTCAGTTTACACCAGATTTAATGCCTTCTGATATTTTAGGAAGTGAAATATTAGATGAAAACCGTCAATTTAAATTTATAAAAGGACCTGTTTTTTCAAACATTATTTTGGCAGATGAAATTAATCGTACACCACCAAAAACTCAAGCAGCTTTATTAGAAGCAATGCAAGAAAAATCAGTAACAGTTTCTGGACATCATTATAAATTAGATTTACCTTTTTTTGTGTTAGCAACCCAAAACCCTATAGAACAAGAAGGAACTTACCCTTTACCAGAAGCTCAGTTAGATAGATTTATGTTTTCTATTCATTTAGAATATCCAACATTTGAAGAAGAGGTAGAAGTTGTAAAAAGCACAACTTCAATAATTAATCAAAATGTAACCTCAATACTTTCTTCGCAAGAAATTCTAGAAATACAAAAACTAATTAGAAAAATTCCTGTTGCAGATAATGTAATTGAATATGCTGTTGGTTTGGTGGGTAAAACACGTCCAAAATCTGATAAATCAACAGAACTAATCAAGAAATATATTGATTGGGGTGCAGGACCAAGAGCATCTCAAAACTTAATCTTAGGAGCTAAAGCCCATGCAGCGATTAATGGAAAATTTTCGCCAGATATAGAAGATGTTCAAGCTGTTGCTATTCCAATATTATCGCATAGAATAGTTAAAAATTACAAAGCAGAGGCAGAGGGAATTACTGTTAATGAAATCATTAAATCATTGTTTTAA
- a CDS encoding exo-beta-N-acetylmuramidase NamZ domain-containing protein → MKNNFSYHILFLICISFQFTSCVKQQKPAVKKVNKTTPILKTGADRISLYTSKLKGKNIAIVANQTSVLNVLQRAEVSSNTMGSKFVQHHLVDYLHNYNNITVKKVFAPEHGFRGKADAGEAVIDGIDQKTKLPIISLYGKNKKPSYEQLKDIDVVVFDIQDVGARFYTYISSLHYVMEACAEKGIPVIVLDRPNPNGHYIDGPVLEIAHKSFVGMHPVPVVYGMTIGEYGQMINGEKWLENGITCDLTVIPLENYTHDYEYSLPIKPSPNLPNNTAINLYPSLCFFEGTNISAGRGTNKQFQIYGSPNLKKSNFKYTPQPNEGAKYPKHKGQLCYGEDLQNHNTLSNLNLSWLLKAYKESPKKDFFNSFFTKLAGTKKLQQQITQGISEKNIKSTWQKDLETFKIVREKYLIYK, encoded by the coding sequence ATGAAAAACAATTTTAGTTACCATATTTTATTTTTAATATGTATTAGTTTTCAATTTACTTCTTGTGTTAAACAACAAAAACCAGCTGTAAAAAAAGTTAATAAAACAACACCTATATTAAAAACAGGTGCAGATAGAATTAGTTTATACACCTCTAAACTAAAAGGAAAAAACATTGCAATTGTAGCCAATCAAACATCAGTTTTAAATGTTTTACAAAGAGCAGAAGTGAGTTCAAATACAATGGGGTCAAAATTTGTACAACACCATTTAGTTGATTATTTACACAATTACAATAATATTACTGTAAAAAAAGTTTTTGCTCCCGAACATGGTTTTCGTGGTAAAGCTGATGCTGGTGAAGCTGTAATTGATGGTATTGATCAAAAAACCAAATTACCTATTATTTCTTTGTATGGCAAAAATAAAAAACCTTCTTATGAACAGTTAAAAGATATTGATGTTGTTGTTTTTGATATTCAAGACGTAGGAGCTCGTTTTTACACTTATATTTCTTCACTACATTATGTAATGGAAGCTTGTGCTGAAAAAGGCATCCCTGTTATTGTTTTAGACAGACCAAATCCTAACGGACACTATATTGATGGTCCTGTATTAGAAATAGCTCATAAAAGCTTTGTAGGTATGCATCCAGTTCCTGTTGTTTACGGTATGACAATTGGTGAATATGGACAAATGATTAATGGTGAAAAATGGTTAGAAAATGGAATTACATGTGATTTAACAGTGATTCCTTTAGAGAACTACACACACGACTATGAGTATAGCCTACCTATAAAACCATCACCTAATTTACCTAATAATACTGCTATAAACCTATACCCTAGCTTATGCTTTTTTGAAGGGACAAATATTTCTGCTGGTAGAGGAACTAATAAGCAATTTCAAATTTACGGTTCTCCTAATTTAAAAAAGTCCAATTTTAAATATACACCGCAGCCAAATGAAGGTGCTAAATACCCAAAACACAAAGGGCAATTATGTTATGGTGAAGATTTACAAAATCATAATACTCTTTCTAACCTAAACTTATCATGGTTATTAAAAGCCTATAAAGAATCTCCTAAAAAAGACTTTTTTAATTCTTTTTTCACAAAACTAGCTGGAACAAAAAAACTACAGCAACAAATAACACAAGGTATATCTGAAAAAAACATTAAAAGTACTTGGCAAAAAGATTTAGAAACTTTCAAAATAGTTAGAGAAAAATATTTAATTTATAAGTAA
- a CDS encoding peptidylprolyl isomerase → MMQFKTKTLKNTSILFTIFLASLGVVNAQKTKIDGVAVVIGKNIVLDSDIDKFKQEVELRSEGKVKISNCEMLEELMGQKLLAHHGVIDSVVVAQSDIDSKVARSIAYFTNEYGSEEKVIKAYGFNDIEDLKKELGRVQKENLLIEKEQQKITENVDVTPEEVRVYFKGLNDKKELPEIAAEVEIAQIVLKAEPTKEENDRIISKLNKIKKQVDGGASFKLKAIVNSEDPSVTQNSGNMGVITKETGFVREFKEVAFSLEEGEISEPFKSPFGYHIILLNKIRGNGRDVSHILMQPEIADEKLKETKDEIEKIIKEVKEGKLTFEEAAKKYSEDKETKNNGGLIINPYTQETTFELTRMAPDLFGRISELKKGDLSEVFYDETREGEKMYKVIFLKNKTETHKADLVEDYVKMQQFALAKKKEEAVKKWSKEKIQETYIKLGNDYKDCTFKKDWRKENK, encoded by the coding sequence ATGATGCAATTCAAAACAAAAACTTTAAAGAATACTAGTATTTTATTTACCATTTTTTTAGCTAGTTTGGGTGTTGTAAATGCACAGAAAACTAAAATTGATGGTGTTGCTGTAGTAATTGGTAAAAATATTGTTTTAGATTCTGATATAGATAAATTTAAACAAGAAGTTGAGTTAAGGAGTGAAGGGAAAGTTAAAATTTCTAATTGTGAAATGTTAGAAGAGTTAATGGGGCAAAAATTATTAGCGCATCATGGTGTGATTGATAGTGTTGTTGTTGCACAATCAGATATTGATAGTAAGGTAGCAAGAAGTATCGCTTATTTTACAAATGAGTATGGTAGTGAAGAAAAAGTAATTAAAGCATATGGTTTTAATGATATTGAAGATTTAAAGAAAGAATTAGGTAGGGTACAAAAGGAAAATCTTCTTATAGAAAAAGAGCAACAAAAAATAACAGAAAATGTTGACGTAACACCTGAAGAAGTACGAGTATATTTTAAAGGGTTAAATGACAAAAAGGAACTACCAGAAATTGCTGCAGAAGTTGAAATAGCGCAAATTGTATTAAAAGCTGAACCAACTAAAGAAGAGAATGATCGTATTATAAGTAAACTTAACAAAATTAAAAAACAAGTTGATGGAGGTGCTAGTTTTAAACTAAAAGCAATTGTAAACTCAGAAGACCCTAGTGTTACACAAAATAGTGGTAATATGGGAGTTATAACAAAAGAAACTGGTTTTGTAAGAGAATTCAAGGAAGTAGCTTTTTCATTAGAAGAAGGCGAAATTTCTGAACCTTTTAAATCTCCGTTTGGATATCATATTATTTTATTAAATAAAATAAGAGGAAATGGACGTGATGTTTCTCATATATTAATGCAACCAGAAATTGCAGATGAGAAATTAAAAGAAACCAAAGATGAGATAGAGAAGATTATAAAAGAAGTAAAAGAAGGTAAGTTAACTTTTGAAGAAGCGGCTAAAAAGTATTCTGAAGATAAGGAAACAAAGAATAATGGAGGTTTGATAATAAATCCATATACACAAGAAACTACTTTTGAGTTAACAAGAATGGCACCTGATTTATTTGGTAGAATTAGCGAGCTTAAAAAAGGTGATTTATCAGAAGTTTTTTATGATGAGACACGTGAGGGAGAGAAAATGTATAAAGTAATTTTCTTAAAAAATAAAACTGAAACGCATAAAGCAGATCTTGTAGAAGATTATGTAAAAATGCAACAGTTTGCTTTAGCTAAGAAAAAAGAAGAAGCAGTTAAAAAATGGTCGAAAGAAAAAATACAAGAAACTTATATTAAATTAGGTAATGATTATAAAGATTGTACCTTTAAAAAAGATTGGAGAAAAGAAAATAAATAA